The Gemmatimonadota bacterium genome has a segment encoding these proteins:
- a CDS encoding aminopeptidase P family protein, whose translation MIDRRQARQASVRRAMVAEGLDALLVSHLPNIRWLTGFTGSAAQLLLTAEHALLLTDFRYATQAPQEAGSAADVVIERASVWERVRREVERRQLEAIGFEATSLTVRDAERLEGAARGRFRPVSELVEGQRQVKDDDELTAIRAAAALAHEALDAVLPTIRAGDREIDVAARLEAALRVRGSEWHPFQTIVASGPRSALPHAGTSERVIGRGEFLLIDYGAIVDGYCSDITRTVVVGAAPDERQQRIYGLVQSAQRVAREAVRAGMTGREADALARTPLAEAGYGEAFGHSLGHGIGLEVHESPRLAATSDGLLPVGAVVTIEPGIYLPGWGGVRLEDDVWLSADGPVLLSNGHTDLLTI comes from the coding sequence GTGAGCCACCTCCCCAACATCCGGTGGCTGACCGGCTTCACCGGTTCGGCGGCGCAATTGCTCCTGACGGCCGAGCATGCGCTCTTGCTGACCGACTTCCGCTACGCCACCCAGGCGCCGCAGGAGGCAGGGAGTGCGGCCGACGTCGTGATCGAGCGCGCCTCGGTCTGGGAGCGGGTGCGTCGCGAGGTCGAGCGGCGTCAGCTGGAGGCGATCGGGTTCGAGGCCACCAGCCTCACGGTGCGAGATGCGGAACGCCTCGAGGGCGCCGCTCGCGGTCGCTTCCGCCCGGTCAGTGAATTGGTCGAGGGGCAGCGGCAGGTGAAGGACGACGACGAACTCACCGCGATTCGCGCGGCCGCGGCGTTGGCCCATGAGGCGCTGGACGCCGTCCTGCCGACGATCCGCGCCGGCGACCGCGAGATTGACGTTGCCGCGCGACTCGAGGCGGCGCTGCGGGTTCGCGGCAGCGAGTGGCACCCGTTCCAGACGATAGTCGCCTCGGGACCGCGGTCGGCGCTCCCGCATGCGGGAACGTCGGAGCGGGTCATCGGCCGGGGCGAGTTTCTGTTGATCGACTACGGGGCGATCGTCGACGGTTACTGCTCGGACATCACCCGGACCGTGGTGGTCGGGGCCGCGCCGGATGAGCGTCAGCAGCGGATTTACGGGTTGGTGCAGTCCGCCCAGCGGGTCGCCCGGGAGGCGGTCCGGGCCGGCATGACCGGCCGGGAGGCCGACGCGCTGGCCCGGACGCCACTCGCCGAAGCGGGCTACGGCGAGGCGTTCGGCCATTCGCTGGGGCACGGGATCGGGTTGGAAGTCCATGAATCACCACGACTTGCCGCCACCTCCGACGGGCTCCTCCCGGTCGGGGCGGTGGTCACGATTGAACCGGGGATCTATCTTCCCGGTTGGGGTGGGGTCCGCCTCGAGGACGACGTCTGGCTCTCCGCCGACGGTCCGGTCCTCCTGAGCAACGGCCACACCGATCTACTCACGATCTGA
- the efp gene encoding elongation factor P — MASTADIRNGIVMEQDGKLLQVVYFQHVKPGKGSAFVRTKLRNVRTGLVVERTFPSGERFTEVELNRRPMTYSYKDGDSFHFMDLQSYDDIPLTAALIGDDQLKYLKEGMECTGLVHDEQVILLELPMFVELEIVETDPGIRGDTATGGTKPARLETGAVVQVPLFIEPGTLIRVDRREDKYLTRV, encoded by the coding sequence GTGGCAAGTACCGCGGACATCCGCAATGGGATAGTGATGGAGCAGGACGGCAAGCTGCTGCAGGTGGTCTACTTCCAGCACGTGAAGCCGGGGAAGGGAAGCGCCTTCGTGCGGACCAAGCTCCGGAATGTCCGGACCGGTCTGGTCGTCGAGCGGACCTTCCCGTCGGGCGAGCGCTTCACCGAAGTCGAGCTCAACCGTCGGCCGATGACCTATTCCTACAAGGATGGCGATTCGTTCCATTTCATGGACCTGCAATCGTACGACGACATCCCGCTCACGGCGGCGTTGATCGGCGACGACCAGTTGAAGTACCTGAAGGAAGGGATGGAATGCACCGGCCTGGTGCATGACGAACAGGTCATCCTCCTCGAGCTGCCGATGTTCGTCGAACTCGAGATCGTGGAGACCGACCCGGGGATCCGCGGCGACACCGCCACCGGGGGGACCAAGCCGGCCCGCCTGGAGACCGGCGCGGTGGTGCAGGTGCCGCTCTTCATTGAACCCGGGACACTCATTCGCGTCGACCGGCGCGAGGACAAGTACCTGACCCGCGTATGA
- the accB gene encoding acetyl-CoA carboxylase biotin carboxyl carrier protein — protein sequence MDLRDVRRLAALLREQPEIGSIELKGLFGTGVVITRTSHGVASSAPAAPMYQLPVATSAPMAALPPAASDSAPAPLPSTLKEVRSPMVGTLYLQPEPGAEPYVRIGSRVTAGQTVCIIEAMKIMNEIEAEVSGIVREIGVEDSSPVEYGQVLFRVDPNG from the coding sequence ATCGACCTTCGCGACGTCCGTCGGCTCGCGGCGCTCCTCCGGGAGCAGCCCGAGATCGGCTCGATCGAACTGAAGGGCCTCTTCGGCACCGGGGTGGTGATCACCCGGACCTCGCACGGTGTCGCCTCAAGCGCGCCGGCGGCCCCGATGTACCAGCTTCCCGTGGCTACTTCGGCCCCCATGGCCGCGTTGCCGCCTGCGGCCTCGGACTCCGCGCCGGCGCCGTTGCCGTCGACACTCAAGGAGGTCCGCTCGCCGATGGTGGGGACCCTCTATCTCCAGCCGGAACCGGGAGCGGAGCCGTACGTCCGCATCGGGTCGCGCGTGACGGCGGGGCAGACGGTCTGCATCATCGAGGCGATGAAGATCATGAACGAGATCGAGGCCGAAGTGTCGGGCATTGTCCGCGAGATCGGCGTCGAGGATTCCTCGCCGGTGGAATACGGACAGGTGCTCTTCCGCGTGGACCCGAATGGCTGA